Proteins found in one Anaeromicrobium sediminis genomic segment:
- a CDS encoding ASKHA domain-containing protein has protein sequence MISIKIVTDNRILSLDHDPKDSLLDTLVKNKVYVTSPCAGNGTCGKCRVRVVKGHVHYKDSNNRFFSEDEIKKGFRLACESYTCEPITIEIPKDKDNTYSIESGYENNRGVINPLLKKHKVSLEDEILKKSISITKSINDLMKKDFSYSYEALKKLSRYLDVGLHKKDIYMVERDNLICNIFTRNCKLYGVAIDIGTTTIAMVLIDLESSEIIDKYAILNPQKKYGHDVISRINYASKSTENLDEISSLIRDEIFKSILHLAKKNHILFDDIHQVYISANTTMIQLLLGLHSHSLAVAPFTMITDSPIEYSFSEVFNYTKGHCKVTLTPSISAYVGGDITSGIISTNIHKDENISLLIDIGTNGEMVLGNRDKIFCVATAAGPAFEGATIKYGIGSIEGAISHVTIKDREVTYETIGDKSPVGICGSGIIDITAELIKNNIIKKSGRYNKEYTDTDGNFPIACLDTGEKIVFTQKDIREIQLAKSAIRSGIEILIREYGCYYNEIKNVYMAGGFGNKISIKSAAQIGLIPDELKEKVVFIGNTSLSGSIDMILDKSSQEDLRYIIDTTKYVELSTDRQFQSLFVDYMAF, from the coding sequence ATGATTTCCATAAAGATAGTGACGGATAATAGGATTTTATCATTAGACCATGATCCTAAGGACAGTCTATTAGATACATTAGTAAAGAATAAGGTATATGTTACAAGTCCTTGTGCAGGAAATGGCACATGCGGTAAGTGTAGGGTAAGAGTTGTAAAGGGCCATGTTCATTATAAGGACAGTAACAACAGATTTTTTTCAGAAGATGAAATAAAAAAAGGCTTTAGACTTGCTTGTGAATCTTATACATGTGAACCTATAACTATAGAGATACCCAAAGATAAGGATAATACTTATAGTATTGAATCTGGGTATGAGAATAATAGAGGGGTTATAAACCCTCTATTAAAAAAACATAAAGTATCCCTTGAAGATGAAATATTAAAAAAATCAATATCAATTACTAAGTCTATCAATGACCTAATGAAAAAGGATTTTTCCTACAGTTATGAAGCTTTAAAGAAATTATCAAGATATTTAGATGTAGGGCTACATAAAAAAGATATTTATATGGTAGAGAGGGATAATTTAATATGTAATATATTCACAAGGAATTGTAAGTTATATGGAGTTGCCATTGACATAGGTACGACTACTATAGCTATGGTCCTTATTGACCTTGAATCAAGTGAAATTATAGATAAATATGCCATACTGAATCCTCAAAAGAAATATGGACATGACGTAATATCAAGAATAAATTATGCATCTAAATCCACAGAAAATTTAGATGAAATTTCTTCATTAATAAGAGATGAGATTTTTAAATCTATACTTCATCTAGCTAAGAAGAATCACATATTATTTGATGATATACACCAGGTTTATATATCAGCGAATACTACTATGATTCAATTATTATTAGGATTACATTCCCATTCCTTGGCTGTTGCACCATTTACAATGATTACAGATTCTCCTATTGAATATAGCTTTAGTGAAGTATTTAATTACACTAAGGGCCATTGTAAGGTGACTTTAACTCCGTCAATATCTGCTTATGTGGGGGGAGATATTACATCGGGCATAATTAGTACTAACATACATAAGGATGAGAACATAAGTCTCTTAATAGACATAGGTACTAACGGAGAGATGGTTTTAGGAAATAGAGATAAAATCTTTTGTGTAGCTACAGCAGCAGGTCCAGCCTTTGAAGGTGCTACCATTAAGTATGGTATTGGTAGCATTGAGGGGGCCATTAGTCATGTGACTATAAAAGATAGGGAAGTAACTTATGAAACTATAGGAGATAAAAGTCCTGTAGGTATTTGTGGTTCTGGAATAATTGATATAACTGCTGAATTAATTAAAAACAATATAATAAAAAAATCGGGAAGATATAATAAAGAATATACAGATACAGATGGGAATTTTCCTATTGCCTGCTTAGACACGGGAGAGAAAATAGTTTTTACCCAAAAAGACATTAGAGAAATACAATTAGCAAAGTCTGCTATACGTTCTGGAATAGAAATACTAATAAGAGAGTACGGATGTTATTATAATGAAATAAAAAATGTATATATGGCAGGAGGATTTGGTAATAAAATATCTATTAAATCTGCCGCACAGATAGGCCTTATACCTGATGAATTAAAGGAAAAGGTAGTGTTTATAGGTAATACGTCCCTAAGTGGTAGTATAGATATGATTTTAGACAAGTCTTCTCAGGAAGATTTAAGATACATTATTGACACAACAAAATATGTAGAACTTTCTACAGACCGCCAATTCCAATCATTGTTTGTTGATTATATGGCCTTTTAA
- a CDS encoding uroporphyrinogen decarboxylase family protein, whose product MNSLERVRLTLQHKEADRVPVYPLLNSVSRKKLGINYKEWTQDVDLCAQSIIKTTDELDLDAICTLVDLSVEAADWGQEILYFEDKAACPSHDNRLIKSVEDYTKIKKINPRETPRMSEHIELCEKLVKARGKEKPIIGFVFGPLGIAGMLRGHDKLFMDLIDCSKEVHKCLREITETLKEFCTAMIEEGVHAIMFDTLFASKTIMSKRMWDKFEGVYMEELANHIRELGSMVMIHNCGAGPYFDVQLKRMNPIAFSFLHYPAECSSFEDMKEKYGDKLTLIGHVDPGWLMTATLEEVEEECKKEIDTFKKGGGFILATGCEYPAPLDFEKAKVMIKTAKEYGRY is encoded by the coding sequence ATGAATTCTTTAGAAAGAGTAAGATTAACATTACAACACAAGGAAGCAGATAGAGTTCCCGTATATCCTCTTTTAAATAGTGTATCTAGAAAGAAATTAGGTATTAATTATAAAGAGTGGACACAAGATGTCGACCTTTGTGCTCAGTCCATTATAAAGACCACAGATGAATTAGATCTAGATGCTATTTGTACTTTAGTAGATTTATCTGTAGAAGCTGCAGACTGGGGACAGGAAATATTATATTTTGAGGATAAGGCAGCTTGCCCTTCCCATGATAATAGATTAATAAAATCTGTAGAAGATTATACTAAAATAAAAAAAATAAATCCAAGAGAAACACCTAGAATGAGCGAACATATAGAATTATGTGAAAAATTAGTTAAGGCTAGAGGTAAAGAAAAACCTATAATCGGCTTTGTATTTGGACCTTTAGGTATTGCAGGAATGCTTAGAGGACATGATAAACTATTTATGGATCTTATAGATTGTTCAAAAGAAGTACATAAATGTTTAAGAGAAATTACAGAAACTTTAAAAGAATTTTGTACAGCCATGATAGAAGAAGGAGTCCATGCCATTATGTTTGATACACTATTTGCATCAAAAACTATCATGAGTAAAAGAATGTGGGATAAATTTGAAGGGGTGTATATGGAAGAGTTAGCAAACCATATTCGTGAATTAGGATCTATGGTTATGATTCACAATTGTGGTGCTGGTCCATACTTTGATGTGCAATTAAAGAGAATGAATCCCATTGCTTTTTCATTCCTACATTACCCTGCTGAGTGTTCATCCTTTGAAGATATGAAAGAAAAATATGGAGATAAGCTCACTTTAATCGGTCATGTTGACCCAGGTTGGCTTATGACTGCCACTTTAGAAGAAGTGGAAGAAGAATGTAAAAAAGAAATTGATACGTTTAAGAAAGGCGGAGGATTTATATTAGCAACAGGTTGCGAGTATCCAGCTCCTTTAGATTTTGAAAAAGCTAAAGTAATGATAAAAACTGCCAAAGAGTATGGAAGATATTAA
- a CDS encoding Rid family detoxifying hydrolase, whose product MKKIISIDKAPLAVGPYSQAVVHNNMIFLSGQICINPETSEMERDSIARQTRRVLHNIKNILEEAGSSLDKVLKCNVYISSMEKFEDMNEVYKEFFSVNPPARVTVAVKELYDDLDIEMDVIAYI is encoded by the coding sequence ATGAAAAAAATCATTTCGATAGATAAAGCACCACTAGCTGTAGGACCCTACTCTCAAGCTGTTGTTCATAATAACATGATTTTTTTATCAGGTCAAATATGCATCAATCCTGAAACAAGTGAAATGGAGAGAGATAGTATAGCACGACAGACAAGAAGAGTTTTGCATAATATTAAAAATATATTAGAAGAAGCAGGTTCAAGTTTGGATAAAGTATTAAAGTGCAATGTATATATTTCTTCTATGGAAAAGTTTGAAGATATGAACGAAGTTTATAAAGAATTTTTTTCAGTAAATCCACCAGCTCGTGTTACTGTTGCAGTGAAAGAATTATATGATGATTTAGACATTGAAATGGATGTAATAGCATATATATAA